In Streptomyces chartreusis, the following proteins share a genomic window:
- a CDS encoding DUF6551 family protein, giving the protein MAQTATVPAQAGATKTVRKFYAEVRVGDLHVDQTLDSARLFGTNTAEDAGPATQRKKDAAWTARLMKMWDPFALLPAIVSLRGDGRYYLLDGQHSTEVAVEKEGPDFLRDCMVYEGLSDEQEAKLFLAANRDRKAVKPFDIFRVSITAGDPRNTRILAEVESRDLGISGSTSANKIGAVQALTAIAVMDEKHATRDESGSLVYPLVLPEGRSPLIPQVLQVVEDAWGRNPATWEGIMLRAIAMVLDRNPDARLDRLSRKLAGHGKRKPLTVAQWKESSIANTVGGGGSSSRSTPLAKHIVNEYNDGLTEQFLIHPGRLDKD; this is encoded by the coding sequence GTGGCACAGACCGCTACCGTCCCGGCGCAGGCCGGAGCGACAAAGACCGTTCGGAAGTTCTACGCGGAGGTCCGCGTCGGGGACCTGCACGTCGATCAGACCCTCGACTCCGCCCGCCTGTTCGGCACCAACACCGCCGAGGACGCCGGCCCGGCCACGCAGCGGAAGAAGGACGCCGCGTGGACGGCGCGGCTCATGAAGATGTGGGATCCCTTCGCTTTGCTCCCGGCGATCGTCTCCCTCCGGGGGGACGGCCGGTACTACCTTCTCGACGGGCAGCACTCCACGGAGGTGGCGGTCGAGAAGGAGGGCCCGGACTTCCTCCGCGACTGCATGGTCTATGAGGGGCTCTCCGACGAGCAGGAGGCGAAGTTGTTCCTCGCGGCGAACCGCGACCGCAAGGCCGTGAAGCCGTTCGACATCTTCCGCGTCTCGATCACCGCCGGCGACCCGCGTAACACCCGGATTCTCGCCGAGGTCGAGAGCCGCGATCTCGGCATCTCGGGCAGTACCTCGGCGAACAAGATCGGCGCGGTTCAGGCGCTCACCGCCATCGCGGTGATGGACGAGAAGCACGCCACCCGGGACGAGAGCGGAAGCCTGGTCTATCCCCTCGTCCTCCCTGAGGGGCGCTCTCCGCTGATCCCGCAGGTTCTGCAGGTCGTCGAGGACGCATGGGGACGTAACCCTGCGACGTGGGAGGGCATCATGTTGCGCGCCATCGCGATGGTCCTCGATCGCAACCCCGACGCCCGACTCGACCGCCTGAGCAGGAAGCTTGCCGGCCACGGCAAGCGCAAGCCGCTCACGGTCGCACAGTGGAAGGAGTCGTCCATCGCGAACACCGTTGGCGGCGGCGGCTCCTCTTCCCGATCTACCCCCCTCGCAAAGCACATTGTCAACGAGTACAACGACGGACTGACCGAGCAATTCCTGATCCATCCCGGCCGGCTCGACAAGGACTGA
- a CDS encoding cell division protein FtsK: MKHPDDDNELFNRLEAEMGDGAPHITDSPSTRDLDAFRDLDSRVVDLDKARSARAESADPATRPGADPSADSRSIESGEESADPTAPVMVDQSAAKATGPGYLGRLAAAKRRDVVPLWLRSVAELKTATGWVARHYTHVAGYHALRSPVYALRLAMQAPTGLARFVGGTMRWMADREGEPVRLAAVRREDAAEYLKLSRQRDGRVRLRTLVAVLAMFVGLGAALAIYVLAPDWLQVVSVGALVLAFGAAGRKADDPVIHRAVDVPKATKLTSDIVLRALGALGIPAINQAQAKGRDGFEFTAPITRDGPGWRAEGNLPYGVTVTDVIERRDRLASGLRRPLGCVWPEAVSDEHTGRLVLWVGDQDLKSAPKPAWPLLKSGTVDLFKAIPYGTDQRGRWVAVTLMFIAGVIGAIPRMGKTFLLRLLLLIAALDPRAELHTYDMKGTGDLDPVGEAVSHRHGVGEEDETIQYALNDFRALREELRRRTKVIRSLPRDICPESKVTSQLADKRSLGLHPIVIGVDECQVLFEHSEHGKEFEEIATDLVKRGPATGIVLLLATQRPDAKSLPTGISANSGARWCLKVMGQTENDMVLGTSSYKRGVRATMFAWGDKGLHYFVGEGSDARIVSGAFIDAPGAVAVAARARTMREQAGLLSGYALGEAPEEVTGPSYDLLADVAAVVPEKEERVWNERIAARLAELRPEVYGGWKGENVTSALKPHGIRTRDVAGTTDDGTRTTRRGIARADLLKAIAERNEKPGAA, encoded by the coding sequence GTGAAGCACCCCGACGACGACAACGAACTCTTCAACCGCCTCGAAGCCGAGATGGGGGACGGTGCGCCCCATATCACCGACTCGCCCAGCACTCGCGACCTCGACGCGTTCCGCGACCTCGACTCCCGCGTGGTCGACCTCGACAAGGCCCGATCGGCCCGTGCCGAGTCGGCCGACCCGGCCACCCGACCCGGCGCCGACCCGTCGGCCGACTCCCGCTCGATCGAGTCGGGGGAGGAGTCGGCCGACCCGACCGCGCCCGTGATGGTCGACCAGTCGGCGGCGAAGGCGACCGGTCCGGGCTACCTCGGTCGGCTCGCCGCTGCCAAGCGGCGGGACGTGGTCCCGCTGTGGCTGCGCTCGGTCGCGGAACTCAAGACCGCCACCGGATGGGTGGCCCGGCACTACACGCACGTGGCCGGGTATCATGCCCTGCGCTCCCCGGTCTACGCCCTGCGCCTGGCCATGCAGGCGCCGACGGGCCTGGCCCGGTTCGTCGGCGGCACCATGCGGTGGATGGCCGACCGCGAGGGCGAGCCGGTCCGACTCGCTGCCGTCCGCCGCGAGGACGCCGCCGAATACCTCAAGCTCTCCCGCCAGCGCGACGGCCGCGTCCGACTCCGCACCCTGGTCGCCGTGCTGGCGATGTTCGTCGGGTTGGGTGCAGCGCTCGCCATCTACGTGCTCGCCCCCGACTGGCTGCAAGTCGTGTCGGTCGGCGCCCTGGTGCTCGCCTTCGGGGCCGCGGGGCGTAAGGCGGATGATCCGGTTATCCACAGGGCTGTGGATGTTCCCAAGGCAACCAAGCTCACGTCGGACATCGTGCTGCGCGCGCTCGGTGCGCTGGGCATTCCGGCGATCAATCAGGCGCAGGCCAAGGGGCGGGACGGGTTCGAGTTCACCGCCCCGATCACCCGCGACGGCCCGGGCTGGCGGGCGGAGGGCAACCTGCCCTACGGCGTGACCGTGACCGATGTGATCGAGCGCCGGGACCGGCTCGCGTCGGGTCTGCGCCGGCCGCTGGGGTGTGTGTGGCCGGAGGCCGTCTCCGACGAACACACCGGCCGGCTCGTGTTGTGGGTGGGGGACCAGGACCTGAAGTCCGCGCCGAAGCCCGCGTGGCCGCTGCTGAAGTCCGGCACGGTCGACCTGTTCAAGGCCATCCCGTACGGCACTGACCAGCGCGGACGCTGGGTCGCGGTCACTCTGATGTTCATCGCCGGGGTGATCGGGGCGATCCCGCGCATGGGCAAGACGTTCCTGCTCAGGCTGCTGCTGCTCATTGCCGCGTTGGATCCGCGGGCTGAGCTGCACACCTACGACATGAAGGGCACTGGCGACCTCGATCCGGTCGGTGAGGCCGTCTCCCACCGGCACGGCGTGGGCGAGGAGGACGAGACGATCCAGTACGCGCTGAACGACTTCCGTGCTCTGCGGGAAGAGCTGCGGCGTCGTACGAAGGTGATCCGGTCGCTGCCTCGGGACATCTGCCCCGAGTCGAAGGTGACCAGCCAGCTCGCCGACAAGCGCTCGCTGGGTCTGCATCCGATCGTGATCGGGGTGGATGAGTGCCAGGTGCTGTTCGAGCACTCGGAGCACGGCAAGGAGTTCGAGGAAATCGCGACCGACCTGGTCAAGCGCGGTCCGGCGACCGGGATTGTGCTGCTGCTGGCCACGCAGCGGCCGGACGCGAAGTCGTTGCCGACCGGCATCTCTGCGAACTCTGGCGCCCGTTGGTGCCTGAAGGTCATGGGTCAGACCGAGAACGACATGGTCCTCGGCACGAGCAGCTACAAGCGCGGGGTGCGGGCGACGATGTTCGCCTGGGGTGACAAGGGCCTGCACTACTTCGTCGGTGAAGGCTCGGACGCCCGGATCGTCTCCGGCGCGTTCATCGACGCGCCCGGCGCCGTGGCCGTCGCCGCCCGTGCCCGCACCATGCGTGAGCAGGCAGGACTGTTGTCCGGCTACGCCCTCGGGGAGGCCCCCGAGGAGGTCACTGGCCCGTCCTACGACCTGCTTGCGGACGTCGCGGCCGTGGTGCCGGAGAAGGAAGAGCGGGTGTGGAACGAGCGGATCGCCGCCCGCCTCGCTGAACTGCGGCCGGAGGTCTACGGCGGCTGGAAGGGCGAGAACGTCACGTCCGCGCTCAAGCCGCACGGCATCCGCACCCGCGACGTCGCCGGCACGACGGACGACGGCACCCGCACCACCCGGCGCGGCATCGCCCGCGCCGACCTCCTCAAGGCGATTGCGGAGCGTAACGAAAAGCCGGGCGCTGCATAG
- a CDS encoding tyrosine-type recombinase/integrase → MGYAENLGSYWRGRYKLAPGKYATVRDADGDAIRFRTKTAAKKAADAEEAKLLAGTKKAPPERITFGAYVNRWYAAQDLAASTMQNYRRHIEEHLLPAFEDFAIADILSTDIAAWEKHERAVPYAPTSVKTWRATLHLILADAVDEGLRDSNPATRRRGRGKRAGRSRNRGPEKVVTTALGILLLAERMALLSGRDDEFVGGIVKGYTGMRWGELVGLETEFVRPNSLRVEWQLYELDTGELHRCPPKDDSYRDIDSPDFLASLLAGHIGRTRPKPCECHGRAYIFRGHGAANGSASRLGAKLVDVARRSGVSAGTVSNVLNRPDAVTEPTRLKVLEAITDLGYVRNAGSGELAAHWRRSGFATWLFRPAATGRYPGRGNQEEHPVPVIAEPWPGIPARGRGASNRAEACWVPIAPGLTPHGLRHTHKTLMREAGTPPKLMDERLGHEDGSVQSRYDHITAGMRQALMIALTGMWEEALEARRAMSLGSPVAVLDALLKARP, encoded by the coding sequence TTGGGATATGCCGAGAACCTCGGCAGCTACTGGCGAGGCCGGTACAAGCTCGCGCCCGGCAAGTACGCCACGGTCCGCGATGCTGATGGTGACGCCATCCGCTTCCGGACCAAGACAGCCGCAAAGAAGGCAGCGGACGCCGAAGAAGCGAAGCTGTTGGCCGGGACGAAGAAGGCGCCTCCTGAGCGGATCACATTCGGTGCCTACGTGAACCGCTGGTACGCCGCGCAGGACTTGGCGGCGTCCACCATGCAGAACTACCGGCGGCACATCGAAGAGCACTTGCTCCCCGCATTCGAGGACTTCGCCATCGCTGACATCTTGAGCACCGACATCGCCGCTTGGGAGAAGCACGAACGCGCCGTCCCTTACGCGCCCACCAGCGTCAAGACCTGGCGGGCGACGCTCCACCTGATCCTTGCTGACGCCGTTGACGAGGGGCTGCGCGATTCCAACCCCGCAACCAGGCGCCGCGGGCGAGGCAAGCGCGCAGGACGCTCACGCAACCGTGGACCGGAAAAGGTGGTCACGACGGCACTCGGCATCTTGCTGCTTGCCGAGCGGATGGCGCTGTTGTCCGGCCGCGACGACGAATTCGTTGGCGGCATCGTCAAGGGCTACACAGGAATGCGCTGGGGCGAGCTTGTTGGCCTTGAGACCGAGTTCGTCCGGCCGAACAGCCTCCGCGTTGAGTGGCAGCTCTACGAACTGGATACAGGCGAACTGCACCGGTGCCCGCCCAAGGACGACTCCTACCGTGACATCGACAGTCCGGATTTCCTCGCTTCCCTGCTCGCCGGCCACATTGGACGGACGAGACCGAAGCCTTGCGAGTGCCACGGACGCGCCTACATCTTCCGCGGCCACGGAGCCGCCAACGGGTCCGCGAGCCGCCTGGGGGCGAAGCTGGTCGACGTGGCTCGCCGCTCTGGTGTCTCGGCCGGCACCGTTTCCAACGTCCTCAACCGCCCGGACGCCGTGACGGAGCCGACTCGGCTGAAGGTGCTGGAGGCCATCACTGATCTCGGATACGTCCGGAACGCGGGATCGGGCGAGTTGGCCGCCCACTGGCGGCGCTCTGGTTTCGCCACCTGGCTCTTTCGGCCGGCCGCCACAGGGCGGTATCCCGGGCGCGGCAATCAAGAAGAGCACCCGGTGCCCGTGATCGCCGAGCCGTGGCCTGGCATCCCGGCACGTGGGCGAGGCGCCTCCAATCGGGCTGAAGCGTGCTGGGTGCCGATCGCTCCGGGGCTCACACCGCACGGGTTGCGCCACACTCACAAGACCCTGATGAGGGAAGCGGGGACACCGCCGAAGCTCATGGATGAACGCCTGGGTCATGAGGACGGCTCCGTGCAGTCGCGCTACGACCACATCACGGCGGGGATGCGGCAGGCGCTGATGATCGCGCTCACCGGGATGTGGGAGGAAGCGCTGGAGGCGCGTCGGGCGATGAGTCTCGGCTCGCCCGTGGCTGTCCTGGATGCGCTGTTGAAGGCTCGTCCCTAG
- a CDS encoding GGDEF domain-containing protein, translating to MNTLATVLLPALPLAAGWAAHVWWLRGCLNTARRDPLTGLRTRDGFTRRATTLLKDPRAVVVLADVDKFKDINDAHGHAAGDALLKATADRLAHHVGRSGVAGRLGGDEFAAVLIDDHGTAADMLAVLHGVLGRPVDGQDPALHTTVSLGWVRAEDFPADDLSGLLRRADEAMYAAKQARAGMRRAGLGWLFATVTGRRAGRSGARQDLPVVGVAA from the coding sequence ATGAACACCCTGGCCACGGTCCTGCTGCCCGCGCTGCCACTGGCCGCTGGGTGGGCGGCGCACGTGTGGTGGCTGCGCGGCTGCCTGAACACGGCACGCCGTGACCCGCTCACCGGGTTACGCACCCGCGACGGCTTCACCCGCCGCGCCACGACCCTGCTCAAGGACCCGCGCGCGGTCGTGGTGCTGGCGGACGTCGACAAGTTCAAGGACATCAACGATGCCCACGGGCACGCCGCCGGGGACGCGCTGCTGAAGGCGACCGCGGACCGGCTCGCCCACCACGTCGGCCGGTCCGGGGTGGCCGGGCGGCTTGGGGGCGATGAGTTCGCCGCGGTCCTGATCGATGACCACGGCACCGCTGCCGACATGCTCGCCGTCCTGCACGGCGTACTCGGCCGGCCGGTCGACGGCCAAGACCCGGCCCTGCACACCACGGTCTCGCTGGGCTGGGTGCGTGCCGAGGACTTCCCCGCCGATGACCTCTCGGGTCTGCTGCGGCGGGCGGATGAGGCGATGTACGCGGCCAAGCAAGCCCGTGCCGGAATGCGTCGCGCCGGGCTTGGCTGGCTGTTCGCCACCGTCACCGGTCGCCGCGCCGGCCGCTCCGGCGCCCGCCAGGACTTGCCCGTGGTGGGGGTGGCTGCGTGA
- a CDS encoding DUF2637 domain-containing protein: MTTSTPTPEAPASGVPPLTRPEMGLAGLGALAAAGVGALGLIASFDAVSAAAARWGFGEPWMLPVGIDVAIPVFTVANLLLIRMDMALAWVRFVPWVLTLVTCGLNVAAGQGMWAKVAHGTMPLLWVVFSEIGAHIYAVRIGAATGRRMEKIRFSRWLLAPLSTFALWRRMTLWEVTSYAVALEKERERQLARADLRERYGRRWRSQTPRRERVMLRMGELAPASDHAPLTPEPQPEQAPEEPKRTPKPPRKRATTGKVKPAHRTAAELLAEARTATADWTDAAINAEALRKALHCGAQPARQVRDALRAERADGRALHAVDAPYTTTSALDTEEVAA; the protein is encoded by the coding sequence GTGACGACCTCGACGCCCACCCCGGAGGCACCCGCGTCCGGGGTGCCGCCGCTGACCCGCCCGGAAATGGGCCTCGCCGGACTCGGGGCACTGGCCGCCGCCGGCGTCGGCGCGCTCGGTCTCATCGCTTCCTTCGACGCTGTCTCCGCTGCCGCGGCCCGGTGGGGGTTCGGTGAGCCGTGGATGCTTCCCGTCGGGATCGACGTGGCCATCCCCGTGTTCACCGTGGCCAACCTGCTGCTGATCCGAATGGACATGGCGCTCGCGTGGGTGCGGTTCGTGCCCTGGGTGCTCACCCTGGTCACCTGCGGGCTGAACGTCGCCGCCGGACAGGGCATGTGGGCAAAGGTCGCGCACGGCACCATGCCGCTGCTGTGGGTAGTGTTCTCCGAGATCGGCGCCCACATCTACGCCGTCCGCATCGGCGCCGCCACCGGCCGCCGCATGGAAAAGATCCGCTTTTCCCGCTGGCTGCTCGCCCCGCTGTCGACGTTCGCGCTGTGGCGGCGCATGACGCTGTGGGAGGTCACCTCCTACGCCGTCGCGCTGGAGAAGGAGCGCGAGCGGCAGTTGGCCCGCGCGGACCTGCGGGAGCGGTACGGGCGCCGGTGGCGCTCGCAGACACCACGGCGTGAGCGCGTGATGCTGCGCATGGGCGAACTCGCCCCCGCCAGCGACCACGCACCGCTCACCCCGGAGCCGCAGCCCGAGCAGGCGCCCGAAGAGCCCAAGCGGACGCCCAAACCGCCGCGCAAGCGGGCGACAACGGGCAAGGTCAAGCCGGCACATCGCACCGCGGCTGAACTGCTCGCTGAGGCGCGCACCGCCACGGCCGACTGGACGGACGCCGCGATCAACGCGGAGGCGCTGCGCAAGGCCCTGCACTGCGGTGCACAGCCTGCCCGGCAGGTCCGTGACGCCCTGCGCGCAGAGCGAGCCGACGGCCGTGCACTGCACGCCGTGGACGCCCCCTACACCACCACGTCCGCCCTCGACACTGAGGAGGTCGCGGCATGA
- a CDS encoding DNA primase, translating to MPHLHGVGESPTARTHLRIALELAAAGVPPLPLRRGKAPFGNCDACMDGACGGRPNMKTAGPCRCLSPCHAWAAATTDPSVLTSPAWAQAWRQSAAVAYHPGGATLTVVDLDNPAAVAWARETLPATRTMATTRGEHWIYQGAMRSVNAIRDGVDIKSTMAYARWRGPGTGTMTELPDAVRALAVTEPSSVWPAHHGITASAPTGAGECRHRTPVYLERGIAMAEQRITEVRSAVHATVYRTFLAVLSTHGRCGCLTDAHVARLFAAAQAKGETPRHCTDAWTNALNALGM from the coding sequence ATGCCCCACCTGCACGGCGTCGGCGAGAGCCCAACGGCCCGCACGCACCTACGCATCGCCCTCGAACTCGCGGCGGCCGGAGTGCCACCGCTACCCCTCCGGCGCGGCAAGGCCCCCTTCGGGAACTGCGACGCATGCATGGACGGTGCCTGCGGTGGGCGGCCGAACATGAAGACCGCCGGCCCTTGCCGCTGCCTCAGCCCCTGCCATGCGTGGGCCGCCGCCACCACCGATCCGAGCGTCCTCACCTCACCCGCATGGGCTCAGGCATGGAGGCAGAGCGCAGCCGTCGCCTACCATCCCGGCGGCGCCACACTGACCGTGGTTGACCTCGACAACCCGGCAGCCGTCGCATGGGCCCGCGAGACCCTGCCCGCCACCCGGACCATGGCCACCACGCGCGGCGAACACTGGATCTACCAAGGCGCCATGCGTTCGGTGAACGCCATCCGTGACGGCGTCGACATCAAATCCACGATGGCCTACGCCCGTTGGCGCGGTCCCGGCACCGGCACCATGACGGAGCTCCCGGACGCCGTCCGCGCACTGGCTGTGACGGAGCCTTCTTCGGTTTGGCCGGCGCATCACGGCATCACGGCGTCCGCACCGACCGGCGCCGGGGAGTGCCGACACCGCACGCCCGTCTACCTGGAGCGTGGCATCGCCATGGCAGAGCAGCGCATCACCGAGGTTCGCAGCGCGGTCCACGCGACGGTGTACCGCACGTTCCTCGCCGTGCTGTCCACCCACGGCCGGTGCGGCTGCCTCACCGACGCACATGTCGCGCGACTGTTCGCCGCCGCGCAGGCCAAGGGCGAAACCCCGAGGCACTGCACCGATGCGTGGACCAACGCCCTCAACGCCCTGGGGATGTAG
- a CDS encoding ATP-binding protein, translating into MSEDEKTPARQIITDYAQEHFRYFRTIDGTVYAQRNGHPVARPIRSQGTTGSHRQELMVGLFKDGVGVFNGTALKEALDLIEALALTEDVQPTHIRVAPGFDGATWLDLGRDDGQSVRIHPTGWTILTPDPREVCWRRTQLTGELPLPAKDTDGKGIDLLLGLCNFASAETECLAIAWLIGCLEPSVPVPAPFLTGPQGAGKSTGGRMLVRIIEGMNGDLRRAPKDEENMITAVAAGWVTALDNLSHLPPDLSDLMCCIVTGAESIKRALFTDGDVVRSRYRRPMLLTGIDVGVIRPDLAERLLTLRLVRPRVRRTEAELWREYAEILPLVLGSLLDLTVKVRAAEADTPTDLRMADFAHLCAQLDAATGFGSLAAYRASLDDLNDDVIEGDLLAQTVLKHAGGFDPGEEVRMTSSEWLHCLTGLYSGEECRPLPKGWPATGKVLSDRLKRLQPTLAARGVLIDWGRTSAARYIEMTRPPFPQLAEQEAAF; encoded by the coding sequence ATGTCCGAGGACGAAAAGACTCCGGCCCGCCAGATCATCACCGACTACGCGCAAGAGCACTTCCGGTACTTCCGCACCATCGACGGCACCGTCTACGCGCAGCGCAACGGCCATCCCGTCGCTCGGCCCATCCGCTCCCAAGGCACGACGGGCAGCCACCGGCAGGAACTCATGGTCGGCCTCTTCAAGGACGGGGTCGGCGTGTTCAACGGCACGGCACTTAAGGAGGCGCTCGACTTGATCGAAGCACTCGCCCTGACCGAGGACGTACAGCCCACCCACATCCGCGTGGCGCCCGGGTTCGATGGTGCTACCTGGCTCGACCTGGGCCGCGATGACGGCCAGTCCGTCCGGATCCACCCCACCGGCTGGACCATCCTCACGCCCGACCCGCGTGAGGTGTGCTGGCGGCGCACCCAGCTCACCGGCGAACTGCCCCTGCCCGCCAAGGACACCGACGGCAAGGGCATCGACCTCCTGCTCGGCCTGTGCAACTTCGCCAGCGCCGAAACCGAGTGCCTGGCCATCGCCTGGCTGATCGGCTGCTTGGAGCCGTCCGTGCCCGTTCCTGCGCCGTTCCTCACCGGGCCGCAAGGGGCGGGAAAGTCCACCGGCGGCCGGATGCTCGTGCGGATCATCGAGGGCATGAACGGCGACCTGCGCCGGGCGCCGAAGGACGAGGAGAACATGATCACGGCCGTCGCCGCAGGGTGGGTCACCGCCCTGGACAACCTCTCCCATCTGCCCCCCGACCTGTCCGACCTCATGTGCTGCATCGTCACCGGAGCCGAAAGCATCAAGCGCGCGCTGTTCACCGACGGCGACGTCGTGCGCTCCCGCTACCGGCGCCCCATGTTGCTGACCGGCATCGACGTCGGCGTCATCCGCCCCGACCTCGCCGAACGCCTCCTCACTCTCCGACTCGTAAGGCCCCGGGTGCGGCGGACCGAGGCAGAACTGTGGAGGGAGTACGCGGAGATCCTGCCGCTCGTTCTCGGCTCCCTGCTGGACCTGACCGTGAAGGTGCGCGCCGCCGAGGCGGACACCCCCACCGACCTGCGCATGGCGGACTTCGCCCACCTGTGCGCGCAACTCGACGCGGCGACCGGCTTCGGCTCGCTGGCCGCGTATCGAGCCAGCCTCGATGACCTCAACGACGACGTCATCGAAGGAGACCTGCTCGCGCAGACGGTTCTTAAGCACGCCGGCGGATTCGACCCGGGCGAGGAAGTCCGTATGACGTCATCGGAGTGGCTGCACTGCCTCACCGGCCTCTATAGCGGCGAGGAGTGCCGTCCCCTGCCCAAGGGCTGGCCCGCCACCGGCAAGGTCCTCTCCGACCGGCTCAAGCGCCTGCAGCCGACCCTCGCGGCACGCGGCGTCCTCATCGACTGGGGCCGCACCAGTGCGGCCCGCTACATCGAGATGACCCGGCCCCCGTTCCCACAACTGGCCGAGCAGGAAGCGGCCTTCTGA
- a CDS encoding helix-turn-helix domain-containing protein translates to MSQKTTALPQLHTAADVAQALGCSEWWVKEQARRGRIPFTKPGGSYRFTAEHFAEITRIFESRPAESSAAVMPVSRAGSEAPRRRAVTTAVTVTSLKARTPRRARQGQSKSTAA, encoded by the coding sequence GTGAGTCAGAAGACCACTGCCCTGCCTCAGCTCCACACCGCCGCAGATGTGGCCCAAGCCCTGGGCTGCTCCGAGTGGTGGGTGAAGGAACAGGCTCGAAGGGGACGCATCCCTTTCACCAAGCCCGGAGGCAGTTACCGGTTCACGGCCGAGCACTTCGCAGAGATCACGCGCATCTTTGAGAGCCGTCCTGCCGAAAGCAGTGCTGCTGTCATGCCTGTCTCGCGAGCGGGTTCAGAGGCGCCGCGTCGCCGGGCCGTCACAACGGCGGTGACCGTCACCTCGCTGAAGGCAAGGACCCCGCGCAGGGCGCGACAGGGCCAATCGAAGTCCACCGCAGCCTGA
- a CDS encoding RRQRL motif-containing zinc-binding protein → MAAYGKCFDPSGARFGIPTFPWQFAPDGYATRRQLRERGLRPGGQPVAAQVMRRHRGRKAGVQVAYLYREDLAKPVRPMTSRKWGALALAMLARRTCPKCRVIYGYCLPTSLGMCILCAHPDSPQPAKCTPLRRG, encoded by the coding sequence ATGGCCGCGTATGGCAAGTGTTTCGACCCGTCCGGCGCCCGCTTCGGCATACCCACCTTCCCCTGGCAGTTCGCCCCGGACGGCTACGCCACCCGCCGCCAGCTGCGCGAGCGCGGGTTACGGCCCGGTGGTCAGCCGGTCGCCGCGCAGGTGATGCGCCGGCACCGGGGCCGCAAGGCGGGGGTGCAGGTCGCGTACCTCTACCGCGAGGACCTGGCCAAGCCGGTCCGTCCGATGACGTCGCGCAAGTGGGGTGCGCTCGCGCTGGCGATGCTCGCCCGCCGCACCTGCCCCAAGTGCCGCGTGATCTACGGCTACTGCCTGCCGACCTCCCTCGGCATGTGCATCCTCTGCGCCCACCCCGACAGCCCCCAGCCTGCCAAATGCACTCCCCTGAGGAGGGGTTGA
- a CDS encoding Pr6Pr family membrane protein: MTAPIPRDIPEIPAIPGVPVLFPSHVPATAVVAPTPRRPAAVFRLLVALVAAAAVTVELVLGSPLRTLSHFAIQSNILLALVFALSARLAWFARRPLPSTLTGATLLYAVTNGLVYHLLLANEGSSYALPGVLTGTATAPTGWHAITTQVLHTVTPIAALLDWLLLTPSGHLHLRQATTWLLYPLTYLAFTLARGEYLVPGAPARYLYPFLDVARHGYKSVLGNALLIGLAIYALAILLVVLDHARPNPLRHRAHHAPKTGFRLQPPVG, translated from the coding sequence ATGACCGCCCCGATACCCAGGGACATCCCGGAGATACCCGCGATACCGGGCGTACCCGTCCTGTTCCCTTCCCACGTCCCCGCCACGGCGGTGGTGGCTCCCACCCCCCGCCGCCCGGCCGCAGTGTTCCGCCTGCTGGTGGCCCTCGTGGCGGCCGCGGCGGTGACCGTGGAACTGGTCCTCGGCAGCCCCCTGCGCACCCTGAGCCACTTCGCGATCCAGAGCAACATCCTGCTGGCCCTGGTCTTCGCCCTCTCGGCCCGCCTTGCGTGGTTCGCGCGCCGCCCGCTCCCCTCGACCCTGACGGGCGCCACGCTGCTGTACGCCGTGACGAACGGCCTCGTCTACCACCTGCTCCTGGCGAACGAGGGAAGCTCGTACGCCCTGCCAGGCGTCCTCACCGGTACCGCGACCGCTCCCACGGGCTGGCACGCGATCACCACCCAGGTCCTGCACACGGTCACTCCCATTGCCGCGCTGCTGGACTGGCTGCTCCTCACGCCGTCGGGCCACCTGCACCTGCGCCAGGCGACGACGTGGCTCCTGTACCCCCTGACCTACCTGGCCTTCACCCTCGCCCGGGGCGAGTACCTGGTCCCCGGTGCGCCGGCCCGCTACCTCTACCCGTTCCTCGACGTGGCCCGGCACGGCTACAAGAGCGTCCTCGGCAACGCCCTCCTCATCGGCCTGGCCATCTACGCCCTGGCCATCCTCCTCGTGGTCCTCGACCACGCCCGCCCAAACCCACTCCGCCACCGCGCCCACCACGCCCCGAAAACCGGATTTCGTCTCCAGCCACCAGTGGGCTAA
- a CDS encoding GntR family transcriptional regulator gives MDQSPEAPKQTPTAKEIATEFRERIAGPDREYEPGDQLPAARKLAKELGVQLMTVQSAFGQLRDEGLVLTQQGRGTFVRDPSVPLGTEPGSSPAFSALAAELSTIHDALHSLGERLDRLERLVGSETPPSP, from the coding sequence ATGGACCAGAGCCCTGAAGCGCCAAAGCAGACGCCTACGGCCAAGGAGATTGCGACGGAGTTCCGCGAGCGGATCGCGGGCCCCGATCGCGAGTACGAGCCGGGGGACCAGCTCCCAGCCGCTCGCAAGCTCGCCAAGGAACTTGGTGTGCAGCTCATGACTGTTCAGAGCGCGTTCGGCCAGCTTCGTGACGAGGGACTGGTACTCACTCAGCAGGGCCGCGGAACTTTCGTCCGTGATCCTTCTGTGCCCCTCGGCACCGAGCCGGGCAGTAGCCCCGCGTTCAGCGCTTTGGCGGCAGAGCTCAGCACGATTCATGACGCCCTCCACTCGCTCGGGGAGCGTCTAGATCGGCTTGAGCGGCTCGTGGGCAGCGAGACTCCACCATCGCCGTGA